Proteins co-encoded in one Flavivirga eckloniae genomic window:
- a CDS encoding BT0820 family HAD-type phosphatase: MNFNNQLVIAIDFDGTIVEDAYPKIGKPMLFAFETLKKLQDDGHRLILWTYRSGTRLNEAVAFCKDNGISFYAINNSFPEEEYTSDISRKINADIFIDDRNIGGFLGWGEIYQTLTNTNPPEIKKKKGFFGFLK; this comes from the coding sequence ATGAATTTTAACAATCAACTTGTTATAGCAATAGATTTCGATGGAACTATTGTTGAAGATGCATATCCTAAAATAGGAAAGCCTATGTTGTTTGCTTTTGAAACTTTAAAAAAGCTACAAGATGATGGGCATCGACTTATTTTATGGACTTACAGATCTGGTACAAGGCTAAATGAAGCCGTTGCATTCTGTAAAGATAATGGCATCTCGTTCTATGCTATAAACAACAGTTTTCCAGAAGAAGAATATACCAGCGATATAAGTAGAAAAATTAACGCCGATATTTTTATCGATGATAGAAATATCGGCGGTTTTTTAGGATGGGGTGAAATATATCAAACACTCACCAATACAAACCCTCCCGAAATTAAAAAGAAGAAAGGCTTCTTTGGTTTTCTTAAATAA